The Bacillus sp. (in: firmicutes) genome includes a region encoding these proteins:
- a CDS encoding HAMP domain-containing protein yields the protein MRLWRSVVGKLWGTILLLVSFVLFILTILLLEFFENYHVTVIEKNLTGTAKKIAKILEEHDELETGLNISWELIDENTKVIVLYDDETIYSPNMSLEEKRAVTEFIRSSWNDGAEASKQELSLSSSQNRYENLLVISVPFQLPTNRGMIYVFQSLQVLKETSKQTTNLILLAAGIAIFLTTIFAFFLSTRITAPLRKMKEAAFAVSRGKFDTKVPILTHDEIGELATAFNQMGRQLKFHINALNQEKEQLASILSSMADGVITLNRDGDIQVSNPPAERFLQNWYFEKGDENQKEIPSKLKELFKKMVKTEQEQTGEITVQGRSYVIIVSPLYNKDSIRGAVTVVRDMTEERRLDKLRKDFIANVSHELRTPISMLQGYSEAIVDDIAETEEEKKEIAKIIYDESLRMGRLVNDLLDLARMEAGHQSLNIEQVEVTSFIERVTNKFQGIAKEKEVELSFQSNSDTHPFFMDPDRIEQVLTNLIDNALRHTPNGGFVKVIQNLDEKGLTVHIQDSGSGIPEEDLPFVFERFYKADKARTRGRSGTGLGLAIAKNIVESHKGYISVQSKVGHGTTFTFFLPWINPSDT from the coding sequence ATGAGACTATGGCGTAGTGTCGTCGGCAAGCTGTGGGGGACGATTTTATTGCTCGTCTCTTTCGTTTTATTCATTTTAACGATTTTACTACTAGAGTTTTTTGAAAATTATCATGTTACTGTCATTGAAAAGAATTTAACCGGCACAGCAAAAAAAATAGCGAAAATATTAGAAGAGCATGACGAATTAGAGACAGGATTGAATATTTCGTGGGAACTCATAGACGAAAATACGAAAGTTATCGTTTTGTATGACGATGAAACAATTTATTCTCCGAACATGTCGCTAGAAGAAAAAAGGGCTGTCACTGAATTTATTCGGTCGTCGTGGAACGATGGCGCTGAAGCTTCCAAACAAGAACTTTCTTTATCTAGTTCGCAAAATCGCTATGAAAATCTTTTAGTGATTTCTGTGCCGTTTCAGTTGCCAACAAATCGTGGGATGATTTATGTCTTTCAATCGCTGCAAGTGTTGAAAGAGACGTCCAAACAAACAACCAATTTAATTTTGCTTGCCGCTGGTATCGCAATTTTTTTAACAACGATTTTTGCCTTTTTCTTATCGACACGAATTACCGCCCCTTTACGAAAAATGAAAGAGGCAGCGTTTGCTGTCTCTAGAGGGAAATTCGATACGAAAGTTCCGATTTTAACCCATGATGAAATTGGGGAGCTAGCTACGGCCTTTAATCAAATGGGCCGACAATTGAAGTTTCATATTAATGCCTTAAATCAAGAAAAAGAACAACTAGCTAGTATTTTAAGCAGCATGGCTGATGGAGTTATTACGTTAAATCGGGATGGGGATATTCAAGTTTCCAATCCACCAGCAGAACGGTTTTTACAAAATTGGTATTTTGAAAAAGGAGACGAGAATCAAAAAGAAATTCCTTCAAAATTGAAAGAACTATTTAAAAAAATGGTCAAAACCGAACAAGAGCAAACTGGAGAAATTACTGTTCAAGGGCGTTCGTATGTGATTATAGTGAGTCCATTGTATAATAAAGACTCAATTCGGGGGGCCGTGACCGTCGTACGAGATATGACGGAAGAACGTCGTCTCGATAAATTGAGAAAAGACTTTATCGCTAACGTCTCCCATGAGCTTCGTACGCCGATTTCGATGCTGCAAGGGTATAGTGAAGCTATCGTTGACGATATCGCAGAAACAGAAGAAGAGAAAAAAGAAATTGCTAAAATTATTTATGATGAATCATTACGGATGGGACGATTAGTCAATGATTTACTGGACCTTGCCCGTATGGAGGCCGGTCACCAGTCACTAAACATCGAACAAGTAGAGGTCACTTCTTTTATCGAGAGAGTAACGAATAAGTTTCAAGGGATTGCAAAGGAGAAAGAGGTTGAACTATCGTTTCAATCAAATAGTGACACTCATCCATTTTTTATGGATCCTGATCGCATTGAACAAGTATTAACAAATTTAATTGATAACGCCCTGCGCCATACTCCGAATGGTGGCTTTGTCAAAGTGATTCAAAATTTGGATGAAAAAGGATTAACCGTTCATATTCAAGACTCAGGTTCTGGGATTCCAGAAGAAGACTTACCGTTTGTTTTTGAGCGTTTTTATAAAGCAGATAAAGCGCGTACTAGAGGCCGTTCTGGAACGGGATTAGGGTTAGCAATTGCCAAAAATATTGTCGAATCGCATAAAGGATATATTTCGGTTCAAAGTAAAGTTGGCCATGGTACAACCTTTACCTTTTTCTTACCATGGATTAATCCATCAGACACGTAA
- a CDS encoding ABC transporter substrate-binding protein → MKWWKQLAALMLMLLLLLSGCNQEGSTPTNEVTSEETQSLPVVTDALGNEVQLDKQPERIVSLIPSNTEILYAIGLGDAVVGVSDWDNYPEDVLNKEKVGGMEFDVEKILSLEPDLVLDHGSRNHQEDTLVKQLQDAGVPVFVVPEAKSIQGIFDTIVQVGNLTGQQEQAETVVSDLTNRLNELKDQVAQMDNGEPKVVWIEISPQPELYSAGKGTYIDEAIEMLGAKNAVEQEGWPLITEEAAISYNPDVIITTYGYYVDNAIEQVLSREGWQDVKAVKNKAVYDVQADLLSRPGPRIIEGVEELAKAIYPDQFK, encoded by the coding sequence ATGAAATGGTGGAAACAGTTAGCAGCTCTCATGCTCATGCTGTTGTTGTTGTTGTCTGGTTGTAATCAAGAAGGATCAACACCAACAAATGAAGTAACATCAGAGGAGACACAATCATTACCTGTAGTGACGGATGCGTTAGGGAATGAAGTGCAATTAGATAAACAACCGGAACGAATCGTATCGCTTATTCCGAGCAATACAGAAATTTTATATGCCATTGGTTTAGGGGATGCAGTTGTTGGTGTATCTGATTGGGATAATTATCCAGAAGATGTGTTGAATAAAGAAAAAGTTGGTGGAATGGAATTTGATGTTGAAAAAATCTTGTCTCTTGAACCGGATTTAGTGTTAGACCATGGTTCACGCAATCACCAAGAAGATACACTTGTAAAACAATTACAAGATGCAGGTGTTCCGGTATTTGTTGTTCCTGAAGCAAAAAGTATTCAAGGTATTTTTGATACAATCGTTCAAGTCGGAAATTTAACGGGACAACAGGAACAAGCAGAGACAGTTGTTAGTGACCTCACAAATCGCTTAAACGAACTAAAAGATCAAGTGGCTCAAATGGATAACGGAGAACCGAAAGTGGTTTGGATAGAAATTTCGCCACAGCCGGAGCTTTATTCAGCCGGAAAAGGTACATACATTGATGAAGCGATTGAAATGTTAGGGGCGAAAAACGCCGTTGAACAAGAAGGCTGGCCACTCATTACTGAAGAAGCAGCCATTTCGTATAATCCGGATGTAATTATTACGACATATGGTTATTATGTGGACAATGCGATTGAACAAGTGCTATCCCGCGAAGGTTGGCAAGACGTAAAAGCGGTTAAAAATAAAGCCGTCTATGATGTACAGGCTGATTTATTATCCCGTCCGGGGCCACGAATTATTGAAGGGGTCGAGGAGCTTGCAAAAGCCATTTATCCAGATCAATTTAAATAA
- the ccsB gene encoding c-type cytochrome biogenesis protein CcsB, with product MADLVTLSSNLLYTAFIIYLVATLFFGGSIRSKSRMEEKPAKNRWATIGITLTIIGFIAQTGYFITRWIASGHAPVSNLFEFTTFFGMMLVLAFIVIYFMYRTTVLGLFALPIAILVIAYASMFPREISPLIPALQSDWLHIHVTTAALGEAILAISFAAGLIYLIKAVDQSKSSKQTTWLEVVLFSLIAVLGFVLVSTYFSATKYEATFNWIDKNGEAKVFEYHLPALVGPNEWELTIPDRMEPLVEVPAIINAKKLNTVIWSLLGGAIIYLLIRLLSRKRVAHLLQPLTKNVNLDLVDEISYRSVLIGFPVFTLGALIFAMIWAQIAWTRFWGWDPKEVWALITWLFYAAFLHLRLSKGWHGEKSAWLAVIGFAIIMFNLVAVNLVIAGLHSYAGA from the coding sequence GTGGCTGATCTTGTAACTTTAAGTTCCAACTTGTTATATACGGCCTTTATTATTTATTTAGTGGCCACGTTATTTTTTGGTGGCTCTATTCGTTCCAAAAGCCGAATGGAAGAGAAACCAGCCAAAAATCGCTGGGCAACAATAGGTATTACGTTAACGATCATTGGTTTTATTGCACAAACTGGCTATTTTATTACTCGCTGGATAGCATCAGGTCATGCGCCAGTCAGTAATTTATTCGAATTCACGACATTTTTCGGAATGATGTTAGTATTAGCGTTCATTGTCATTTACTTTATGTATCGGACGACGGTTCTCGGACTATTCGCCTTACCGATTGCTATTTTAGTAATTGCCTATGCCAGCATGTTTCCGCGCGAAATTAGTCCATTAATTCCAGCGCTTCAAAGTGATTGGTTACATATTCACGTAACCACAGCTGCATTAGGGGAAGCGATTTTAGCGATTAGTTTTGCGGCAGGTCTAATTTATTTAATTAAAGCAGTGGACCAATCGAAGAGTAGTAAACAAACAACATGGCTCGAAGTCGTACTTTTTAGTTTAATCGCAGTGTTAGGATTCGTCCTTGTTTCTACGTATTTCTCCGCCACTAAATATGAAGCGACGTTTAATTGGATCGATAAAAACGGCGAAGCAAAGGTATTTGAATATCATTTACCAGCGCTTGTTGGTCCGAATGAATGGGAATTAACAATCCCTGATCGAATGGAGCCATTAGTCGAAGTTCCAGCTATCATTAATGCGAAAAAGCTAAATACCGTTATTTGGTCCCTGTTAGGTGGAGCAATCATTTATCTACTTATTCGACTGCTTTCTCGGAAGCGAGTCGCCCATTTATTGCAGCCGTTAACAAAAAATGTTAACTTAGATTTAGTAGATGAAATAAGCTATCGTTCCGTTTTAATCGGATTTCCTGTGTTTACACTAGGGGCCCTCATTTTCGCAATGATTTGGGCTCAAATTGCATGGACACGCTTTTGGGGGTGGGACCCGAAAGAAGTTTGGGCGCTTATTACATGGTTATTTTATGCAGCATTTTTACACTTACGCTTATCAAAAGGATGGCATGGGGAAAAATCGGCTTGGCTTGCAGTGATTGGGTTTGCAATCATTATGTTTAACCTTGTAGCCGTAAACTTAGTAATAGCTGGTCTTCACTCGTATGCTGGTGCATAA
- a CDS encoding response regulator transcription factor yields MEKQTKILVVDDEERIRRLLKMYLERENYVIEEAEDGDIALELALNNDYDCILLDLMMPGKDGIEVCKLLREKKATPVIMLTAKGEEANRVQGFEVGTDDYIVKPFSPREVVLRVKALLRRSSTTQYLKTDTKTKDIIVYPHLTIDNDAHRVTADGNEVNLTPKEYELLYFLAKSPDKVFDREQLLKEVWHYEFFGDLRTVDTHVKRLREKLNRVSEHAAKMIVTVWGVGYKFEVVNE; encoded by the coding sequence ATGGAAAAACAAACAAAAATTTTAGTGGTAGATGATGAGGAAAGAATTCGTCGTTTGTTGAAAATGTATTTAGAACGAGAAAACTATGTGATCGAAGAGGCAGAAGATGGCGATATAGCGCTCGAATTAGCGTTAAATAATGACTATGATTGTATTTTACTTGACTTAATGATGCCTGGGAAGGACGGGATTGAAGTTTGTAAACTCCTACGTGAGAAAAAAGCGACACCTGTTATCATGTTAACGGCGAAAGGGGAAGAAGCGAACCGTGTGCAAGGGTTTGAAGTCGGAACTGATGATTATATTGTCAAACCGTTCAGTCCGCGGGAGGTTGTGTTACGCGTAAAGGCGTTGTTAAGACGTTCTTCTACTACTCAATATTTAAAAACAGATACGAAAACAAAAGACATCATCGTTTATCCACATTTAACGATTGATAACGATGCCCATCGGGTAACAGCGGATGGAAATGAAGTGAATTTAACACCGAAAGAATACGAATTACTTTATTTCTTAGCCAAATCTCCAGATAAAGTATTTGATCGTGAACAATTGCTGAAAGAAGTGTGGCACTATGAATTTTTCGGTGACTTACGGACCGTAGATACGCATGTAAAACGTCTTCGCGAAAAACTGAATCGCGTGTCGGAACATGCTGCGAAAATGATCGTGACCGTTTGGGGCGTCGGTTATAAATTCGAGGTTGTGAATGAATGA